CGCGCCAGCCAGTCCACCTCCTGTGGCGGCCGCTCCGGTCAGCGCTCCCGCTGTTCAGACTGCTGCACCGACGCAGCCTGCCAACACGGCATCCGGCACGCAGTTGTTGTTGCGCACAACGGCCAAAAGCTGGGTGAAAATCGATGATGCGACAGGCAAGCAGCTCCTGATCGGTTTGCTTCCCGGCGATGCGCGCAAGACGCTGACCGGCAAGCCGCCGTTCAGCGTGTTCCTTGGTTACGCCCCTGGCGTCACGCTGATCATCAACGGGAATCAGGTCGCATTTTCGTCCTATACGCAAAGCAACAATACCGCCCGTTTTAAGGTTCTGGCGGACGGGCAGACACGTCGCTGATGCTGCCGGCCTATACCGGTTCGCCCGGCTTGTGGCTGCAATAGCGATGAATTGACAAGGATTTTCATGGCAGAACGTATTCAGTCCATTCGCGGGATGCACGACATCCTGCCCGAGCAAGGTGCTGCGTGGTCCTGGCTGGAAGCGCGGATACGCGGGGTCGTCGAGCAGTACGGCTATCGCCGGATTCGGTTACCCATTGTGGAAAAAACCGAGTTGTTTGCACGCTCGATCGGCGCGGTGACGGACATCGTAGAGAAGGAGATGTACACCTTCCAGGATCGCAATGGGGAAAGCCTGACACTGCGTCCGGAGGGAACTGCGGGTTGCGTGCGTGCCGGGATCGAGCACGGTCTGCTGCACAATCAACTTGTACGGTTGTGGTATGCCGGTCCGATGTTTCGCCACGAACGCCCGCAGAAAGGGCGTTATCGTCAGTTTCACCAGGCGGGTGTAGAGACGTTCGGCATGGAAGGTCCGGATATCGACGCCGAGCTGATTCTGATGACGGCCCGATTATGGCGTGAACTCGGGCTTGAAAATGTACGCCTGGAAGTCAATTCGCTCGGTAGCGCCGAGGCGCGCGCGGCGCACCGCGTAGCGCTACAGGCGTTCTTGCGCAGCCGCATCGATGAGCTCGACGAAGACAGCCGTCGTCGCCTCGAAAGCAATCCATTGCGCGTTCTTGACAGCAAGCATCCGGCGACGCGCGAGGTGTTGCGCGACGCGCCGCAGCTCCTGGAGGCGCTGGACGATGCTTCCCGTGAGCATTTCGACGCGCTGTGCGCGACGCTCAGTGAAGCCGGCATCGAGTATGTGGTTAATCCCTCGCTGGTGCGCGGCCTCGATTATTACTCGCGGACGGTGTTCGAGTGGATAACAGACGAACTCGGCGCGCAGGGCACGATTTGCGCCGGCGGCCGTTATGATGGACTCGTCGATCAACTCGGTGGCAGGTCTGCGCCGGGCTGCGGATTTGCGATGGGGCTGGAGCGCCTGCTGGATCTGCTGGCAATCCAGGGTTTGCTGCCCGAGATGCCGGGGCCACAGGTCTATGTGCTCAGTCAGGGTGAGGCGGAACGCCGTGCCGCGCTGCTGCTGGGCGAAGCGCTGCGGCAGGCCCGCCCGGATCTCGACGTGCTAGTGCATTGTGGTGAAGGCGGACTCAAGGCACAGATGAAACGCGCCGATCGCAGTGGTGCGCAGATGGCCTTGATCATCGGCGAACAAGAACGGGTCGAAGGTTCGGTAACGGTACGCAAACTGCGTGGCGACTCCGAGCAGGTGAAGGTGGCGCAGACGGCGGTTCTGGCGGAATTGCAGCGTCTTTGGCCCAACGCATAACGATTCAAGGACGTAAACGTGTATACAACGGAAGACGAAGAATTCGAACGCATCAAACGTTGGTTCGCTTCGTATGGCATCTGGCTGCTTGCGCTGGTTGTGCTTGCGGCGCTTGGATTCGGTGGCTGGAAGGGCTGGGGATACTATCAGGCCAGACAGGGAACGCAGGCGTCCGCGCTGTACAGCCAGTTCCAGAAGGCCGTGCAGAACAAAAACACCCAGGCCATCGACTCCACAGCACAGAAATTGACCGGCAGCTATGCCGGGACACCTTACGCGGCTTTGGCGCAGCTCATGCGAGCGAAGCTGGCCGTGACGGGAAACAAGCTCGACGCAGCGGCAAGCGACTTGCAGTGGGTGATCGCGCATGGCTCGCAGACAACGCTGCGCACTCTCGCAACCTTGCGTCTGGCGCAGGTGCGCGTCGCCCAAAAACGACCGGATGCCGCTCTGGTTCTGCTCAACAGCAGTCTGCCCACCGCCTACATGCCCTTGGCGAAGCAGATTCAAGGCGACGCATGGTTGATAAAGGGCGACGACGCCAAGGCCCGTGCGGCCTATGAGGAGGCGTTGGCCAGCGCACAGCTGGCCGGGCTGCCGACCGAGACATTGCAAATGAAGATCGCGGCGCTTCCCGCGAACACCAAGGGAGGTGCGTAATGCAAGCGTTTATGCGTATGGCGGCGTGGTTTGGGATGCTGCTGGGGGTGGGACTGCTGGCCGGCTGCGGAGGCGCGCAGAACACGCGTCCACCAAACGTCCTGCACCCGATCAAGACCGAACTGGCGATCAAGCGGCTTTGGTCGGTGAACGTTGGCACGCATCCGGCACCCAGTCCGACCGGCGAGTATGTCGGCGATACCTACGGCGGCGGTAATGGCGGGTATTTTCTGCATTTGCACCCCTACGTGTCGGGCCCGAATATTTATGCCGCTACCTATTCGGGATTGGTCGTGGCTTACGCACGCAAAAACGGTCATCAGCTCTGGACGGTGGATACCGGTCACAAGCTGGTCGGTGGGGTCAGCGGCGGTGACGGGATGCTGTTCGTCGGGGCGCAGGATGGCAAGGTCATCGGCATTTCGCTCAAACAGCGCGGTGTGATCTGGCAAACACAACTGTCCAGTGAAGTGATGGCGCTATCCGAAGCCGGGCAGGGTGAAGTTGTCGCGCATACCAATGATGGCAACCTGTTTGCACTCGATGTGACCACGGGCAATGTGGTCTGGAGTCACACCACGGAGGCGCCGAATCTGATTCTGCGCGGTAAGTCGCAGCCGTTGCTGGTCGGCGGTACGGTGATTGCGGGTTTCGCCAATGGCAAGTTGGGCGCGTTTTCGCTCGCCTCGGGTACCGAGTTGTGGCGCTTGACGGTTGCCGTGCCGCAAGGCGCGTCCAAGCTGCAGCGTCTGGTCGATGTGGATGGGCACATCGCCTTGTCGGACAGCGGGAACACGGTCTATGCGGCCAGTTACAATGGCCGCGTGGTTGCCGCGCAGACCAGTAACGGGCAGTTGCTCTGGTCGCATCCGATGTCGTCCTACGCCGGCTTGACCGTCGGCGATGGCCAGGTGTTCGTCACCGGTGCCAATAGTGATATATGGGCGCTGGATCGCAGTACCGGAGCGGTGATGTGGAAGCAGGACGCGCTGCACTTTCGCGAGCTGACCGCGCCGGCGCTGGTTGACGGCAAATATCTGGTCGTCGGCGACTATGCCGGCTATCTCCAATGGCTCTCGGCGAGTGACGGCTCCATTCTGGCGCGTG
This genomic stretch from Acidihalobacter ferrooxydans harbors:
- a CDS encoding YfgM family protein, with product MYTTEDEEFERIKRWFASYGIWLLALVVLAALGFGGWKGWGYYQARQGTQASALYSQFQKAVQNKNTQAIDSTAQKLTGSYAGTPYAALAQLMRAKLAVTGNKLDAAASDLQWVIAHGSQTTLRTLATLRLAQVRVAQKRPDAALVLLNSSLPTAYMPLAKQIQGDAWLIKGDDAKARAAYEEALASAQLAGLPTETLQMKIAALPANTKGGA
- the hisS gene encoding histidine--tRNA ligase, whose product is MAERIQSIRGMHDILPEQGAAWSWLEARIRGVVEQYGYRRIRLPIVEKTELFARSIGAVTDIVEKEMYTFQDRNGESLTLRPEGTAGCVRAGIEHGLLHNQLVRLWYAGPMFRHERPQKGRYRQFHQAGVETFGMEGPDIDAELILMTARLWRELGLENVRLEVNSLGSAEARAAHRVALQAFLRSRIDELDEDSRRRLESNPLRVLDSKHPATREVLRDAPQLLEALDDASREHFDALCATLSEAGIEYVVNPSLVRGLDYYSRTVFEWITDELGAQGTICAGGRYDGLVDQLGGRSAPGCGFAMGLERLLDLLAIQGLLPEMPGPQVYVLSQGEAERRAALLLGEALRQARPDLDVLVHCGEGGLKAQMKRADRSGAQMALIIGEQERVEGSVTVRKLRGDSEQVKVAQTAVLAELQRLWPNA
- the bamB gene encoding outer membrane protein assembly factor BamB, with product MQAFMRMAAWFGMLLGVGLLAGCGGAQNTRPPNVLHPIKTELAIKRLWSVNVGTHPAPSPTGEYVGDTYGGGNGGYFLHLHPYVSGPNIYAATYSGLVVAYARKNGHQLWTVDTGHKLVGGVSGGDGMLFVGAQDGKVIGISLKQRGVIWQTQLSSEVMALSEAGQGEVVAHTNDGNLFALDVTTGNVVWSHTTEAPNLILRGKSQPLLVGGTVIAGFANGKLGAFSLASGTELWRLTVAVPQGASKLQRLVDVDGHIALSDSGNTVYAASYNGRVVAAQTSNGQLLWSHPMSSYAGLTVGDGQVFVTGANSDIWALDRSTGAVMWKQDALHFRELTAPALVDGKYLVVGDYAGYLQWLSASDGSILAREEVDSRGIQAAPVVVGNTVYVQAVHGNLAAYRVLGPVGTAGTGAAANPFHIGGFHF